One window of the Rhipicephalus sanguineus isolate Rsan-2018 chromosome 2, BIME_Rsan_1.4, whole genome shotgun sequence genome contains the following:
- the LOC119382707 gene encoding flavin-containing monooxygenase 5, which produces MPKKNICVVGAGPSGLACARQMLDYGFDVVLYERSAELGGLWAYHDDDVEGRASVMRTTIINTSKEMSAFSDFPPPKDLPNYMHNTKMLGYFRSYADHFGITKHVKTGHDVVQVTPAADYEKTGRWDVIVRDLETSTDRTETFDAVAVCVGHHVYPNVPHFKGQEKFRGQIVHSHSLKNADSFRDRRVAVVGIGNSGVDAVADVSHVALETYLSTRRGAWVSRRVGPNGAPIDMFLKTRLKTYLMSLLPDSLANDYVESILNDSFDHEAYGLKPEHRYNAQHPTINDALPNLILSGKVRVKKNIAEFTEDGVIFEGDDKETPLDDVILATGYKIKFPFLPKEVVSVEENEVQLYKHVFPPQLRHPSLAIIGLIQPVGPIFPVAEMQSRWMAELLSKKRSLPSEEVMFEDIRKMRDSMRRRYVTSPRHTIQVDWLSYMDQLSSEIGARPNIPKYFFTDNELFRALLGPCVPYQFRLEGPHSWPGARQAILDSRHRVMYPLNDRCTSFGKKRKGPSAFIYIFLLFFVLAVAYVFTGPQEHS; this is translated from the exons ATGCCGAAGAAAAATATCTGCGTAGTGGGCGCCGGACCCAGCGGTCTGGCTTGCGCTCGCCAGATGCTCGACTACGGTTTCGACGTGGTGCTGTACGAGCGGTCCGCAGAGTTGGGAGGCCTCTGGGCGTACCACGACGATGACGTCGAGGGACGGGCCTCGGTTATGCGCACTACCATCATCAACACCAGCAAGGAGATGAGCGCTTTCAG TGACTTCCCTCCACCCAAGGACCTCCCCAACTATATGCACAACACGAAGATGCTGGGCTACTTCCGGAGCTACGCCGACCACTTCGGCATCACCAAGCACGTGAAGACAGGGCACGACGTGGTGCAGGTGACGCCAGCTGCCGACTACGAGAAGACGGGCCGCTGGGACGTGATCGTCAGAGACCTGGAGACGAGCACCGACCGCACGGAGACGTTCGACGCCGTGGCCGTGTGCGTAGGCCATCACGTGTATCCGAACGTGCCGCACTTCAAGGGGCAGGAGAAGTTCCGTGGCCAAATAGTGCACTCGCACAGCCTGAAGAACGCCGACAGCTTCCGGGACCGACGGGTGGCCGTTGTCGGCATCGGCAATTCTGGGGTCGACGCCGTCGCCGACGTCAGTCACGTGGCACTTGAG ACCTATCTGTCCACGAGAAGAGGAGCTTGGGTGTCCCGGCGAGTCGGCCCCAACGGCGCGCCCATCGACATGTTCCTTAAGACGCGACTCAAGACCTACCTGATGAGCTTGTTACCAGACTCACTGGCCAACGACTACGTGGAAAGCATCTTGAACGATTCCTTCGACCACGAGGCGTACGGACTAAAACCTGAGCACCGCTACAATGCGCAGCACCCGACTATCAACGACGCTTTACCAAACCTCATACTCAGCGGGAAGGTTCGCGTAAAGAAGAACATCGCCGAGTTCACCGAAGACGGAGTGATCTTCGAAGGTGACGACAAA GAAACCCCATTGGATGACGTTATCTTGGCCACGGGATACAAGATCAAGTTTCCTTTCTTGCCGAAGGAAGTTGTGTCCGTAGAAGAAAACGAAGTGCAGCTTTACAAGCATGTCTTCCCGCCTCAGTTGAGACATCCGAGTCTGGCCATCATCGGGCTGATCCAGCCGGTCGGCCCCATATTCCCCGTTGCCGAGATGCAG AGCCGCTGGATGGCCGAGCTGCTGTCCAAGAAACGCTCGCTCCCCTCGGAGGAGGTCATGTTCGAGGACATCCGAAAGATGCGAGACTCCATGCGGCGGCGCTACGTCACGTCGCCGCGCCACACGATCCAGGTGGACTGGCTCAGCTACATGGACCAATTGTCCAGCGAGATCGGCGCGCGACCCAACATTCCCAAGTACTTCTTCACGGACAACGAACTCTTCCGCGCGCTGCTCGGACCCTGCGTGCCTTACCAGTTCAGGCTCGAAGGTCCGCACTCGTGGCCCGGTGCGCGGCAGGCTATCCTCGATTCTCGCCACAGAGTGATGTACCCCCTTAATGACCGATGCACATCCTTCGGCAAGAAGAGGAAGGGCCCGTCGGCATTTATCTATATATTCCTTTTATTCTTTGTGTTGGCCGTTGCATACGTCTTTACCGGACCACAAGAGCATTCCTAG